One genomic window of Cellulophaga sp. Hel_I_12 includes the following:
- a CDS encoding DegT/DnrJ/EryC1/StrS aminotransferase family protein, producing the protein MRKIQMVDLNGQYEAIKEQVNATFTTILETSAFINGPEVHGFQKDLEEYLDVKHVIPCANGTDALQIAMMGLDLKPGDEVITADFTFAATVEVIALLQLTPVLVDVHPDTFNIDIKAIEKAITLKTKAIVPVHLFGQCADMDAILALAEKHNLYVIEDNAQAIGATHTHADGKKQKAGVMGHVAATSFFPSKNLGAYGDGGAIFTNDDALAHTLRGIVNHGMYERYHHDVVGVNSRLDSLQAAVLRAKLPLLNKYNAKRRDAARKYNAAFNAIPHIETPVTVNGCQGICDTCDCHVFHQYTLKITNGKRDDLVKYLGEKGIPCGVYYPIPLHKQKAYLDDRYKDADFPVTNTLVKEVISLPMHTELDEEQIAYITDTVIGFMQQ; encoded by the coding sequence ATGCGAAAAATTCAAATGGTTGACCTAAACGGTCAATACGAAGCCATTAAGGAGCAAGTAAATGCTACGTTTACGACAATTTTAGAAACTTCGGCCTTCATTAATGGTCCAGAAGTACATGGTTTCCAAAAAGATTTAGAGGAGTACCTAGACGTTAAACACGTAATTCCCTGTGCCAATGGTACCGATGCGCTACAAATTGCCATGATGGGGCTAGATTTAAAACCTGGTGATGAAGTGATTACCGCAGATTTTACCTTTGCGGCTACGGTTGAGGTTATTGCTTTATTGCAATTAACACCTGTTTTAGTTGATGTGCATCCTGATACGTTTAATATCGATATTAAAGCGATAGAAAAAGCGATAACTTTGAAAACCAAAGCGATTGTACCTGTTCATTTATTTGGACAATGTGCCGATATGGATGCAATTTTAGCCCTTGCAGAGAAGCATAATTTATATGTGATTGAGGATAATGCTCAGGCCATTGGCGCAACGCATACGCATGCCGACGGTAAAAAACAAAAAGCAGGTGTTATGGGCCATGTGGCAGCAACTTCTTTTTTTCCGTCAAAAAATTTAGGGGCCTATGGTGATGGGGGAGCTATTTTTACGAATGATGATGCTTTAGCCCATACCTTAAGAGGTATCGTAAATCACGGCATGTATGAGCGCTATCATCACGATGTGGTAGGTGTAAATTCTCGTTTAGATAGTTTGCAAGCAGCAGTGCTTAGAGCAAAACTGCCCTTGCTAAACAAATATAATGCTAAGAGAAGAGATGCTGCTAGAAAATACAATGCGGCGTTCAATGCCATACCCCATATCGAAACGCCAGTAACGGTAAATGGTTGTCAGGGTATTTGCGACACCTGTGATTGCCATGTATTTCATCAATATACCTTAAAAATTACCAACGGGAAAAGAGACGATTTGGTAAAATATCTTGGAGAAAAAGGAATTCCTTGTGGTGTGTATTACCCAATTCCACTGCATAAACAAAAGGCCTATCTTGATGATCGGTATAAGGATGCTGATTTTCCAGTGACCAATACCTTAGTGAAAGAAGTTATTTCATTACCCATGCATACAGAACTCGATGAAGAACAGATTGCCTATATTACAGATACGGTTATCGGTTTTATGCAGCAATAA
- the galE gene encoding UDP-glucose 4-epimerase GalE, whose product MKVLVTGGLGFIGSHTVVELQNQGFEVVIIDDLSNSSEKVLEGIVAITGKKPLFEKIDLKEKAKVEDFFNRHTDVEGVIHFAASKAVGESVEKPLLYYENNISTLVYLLKELSKKDNANFIFSSSCTVYGQADEMPITENAPVKAAESPYGNTKQIGEEIISETCKVLPSLNAIALRYFNPMGAHPSAEIGELPIGVPQNLVPFITQTGIGMREQLSVFGDDYPTSDGTCIRDYIHVVDLAKAHVIALQRLIGGKNGSNYEVFNLGTGTGSSVLEVIKSFEKVSGKKLNYKVVDRRSGDIISAYANTEKANKVLGWKAASTLDEAMKSAWDWEVKIRS is encoded by the coding sequence ATGAAAGTATTAGTAACCGGAGGCTTAGGGTTTATAGGTTCACACACTGTTGTTGAATTGCAAAATCAAGGTTTCGAAGTGGTGATTATTGATGATTTGTCGAACTCTTCAGAAAAAGTGCTAGAGGGTATCGTTGCAATAACAGGAAAAAAACCTTTGTTTGAAAAAATAGATTTAAAAGAAAAAGCTAAAGTAGAAGATTTTTTTAACCGACATACAGATGTGGAAGGTGTGATACATTTCGCAGCATCTAAAGCCGTTGGAGAAAGTGTGGAAAAACCGCTGTTGTACTACGAGAACAACATAAGTACCTTGGTGTATCTCTTAAAAGAATTGTCAAAAAAAGATAATGCAAACTTTATCTTCAGCTCATCGTGTACTGTTTACGGGCAGGCAGATGAAATGCCAATTACAGAAAATGCACCAGTGAAAGCAGCGGAATCTCCATATGGTAATACCAAACAAATAGGAGAAGAAATTATTTCAGAAACCTGTAAAGTGCTACCATCATTAAACGCAATAGCCTTGCGTTATTTTAATCCCATGGGCGCACATCCAAGCGCCGAAATTGGCGAGTTGCCTATTGGTGTACCTCAAAATTTGGTACCATTTATTACGCAAACCGGTATTGGTATGCGCGAACAATTGTCTGTTTTTGGGGATGATTACCCAACTTCTGATGGCACCTGCATTCGCGATTATATCCATGTGGTAGATTTGGCCAAAGCACATGTCATTGCTTTGCAGCGATTAATCGGTGGTAAAAACGGGTCAAATTACGAAGTGTTTAATCTTGGTACAGGAACAGGAAGTAGTGTTTTAGAAGTCATTAAAAGTTTTGAAAAGGTTTCAGGCAAAAAATTAAACTATAAGGTAGTAGACAGAAGATCAGGCGATATTATTTCTGCTTATGCAAATACTGAAAAAGCAAATAAAGTATTGGGCTGGAAAGCAGCATCTACTTTAGACGAGGCTATGAAATCTGCTTGGGATTGGGAGGTAAAAATTAGGAGTTAA
- a CDS encoding amidohydrolase family protein, whose protein sequence is MKHKLLFIVSFFLFFFSNAQDTYLHCGKIVDVATGKALTEKTIIISENVIKSIKNGYVSGAENDVIIDLKDKTVLPGFIDLHVHIESESNPKTYVDRFTDNEADIAFKATGYAKKTLLAGFTTVRDLGGTGVNIAIRNAINKGIVDGPRIFTAGKSIATTGGHADPTNGRSHEFTGDPGPKEGVVNSPDEGRKAVRQRYKDGADVIKITATGGVLSVAKNGKNPQFTMDEIKAITETADDYGMLTAAHAHGDEGMQRAVLGGIKTIEHGSYMSEATMDLMKQYGTYMVPTITAGKQVAEKAEVPGYFPDVVAVKAREIGPLIQGTFGKAYKKGVKIAFGTDAGVFPHGLNAKEFGYMVEAGMPAIEAIQSATITNAKLLGMAEELGQVKEGFLADIVAVNGDPLKEISVLEKVVFVMKNGVVYKKE, encoded by the coding sequence ATGAAACATAAACTACTTTTTATTGTATCCTTTTTTCTTTTCTTTTTTAGCAATGCACAGGACACCTATCTGCATTGTGGTAAAATTGTGGATGTTGCCACAGGAAAAGCACTGACTGAAAAAACCATCATAATTTCAGAAAATGTTATTAAAAGTATTAAAAACGGCTATGTGTCTGGTGCTGAAAATGATGTGATTATTGATTTAAAAGATAAGACCGTATTGCCTGGTTTCATCGATCTACATGTACATATTGAAAGTGAATCAAATCCTAAAACCTATGTAGATCGTTTTACGGATAACGAGGCTGATATTGCCTTTAAGGCTACCGGATATGCTAAAAAAACCTTGTTGGCTGGTTTTACAACAGTCCGAGATTTAGGAGGAACAGGTGTTAATATCGCCATCCGTAATGCAATAAACAAAGGTATTGTTGACGGTCCAAGAATATTTACCGCAGGAAAATCTATAGCTACCACAGGCGGACATGCCGACCCAACAAACGGGCGTAGTCACGAATTCACAGGCGATCCAGGTCCTAAAGAAGGTGTGGTGAATTCACCAGATGAGGGCAGAAAAGCAGTTCGTCAACGCTATAAAGACGGTGCTGATGTGATAAAAATAACCGCTACTGGCGGCGTGCTAAGTGTTGCAAAAAATGGTAAAAACCCACAATTTACGATGGATGAAATTAAAGCCATTACTGAAACTGCTGATGATTATGGCATGTTAACCGCAGCTCATGCGCATGGTGATGAAGGAATGCAACGAGCCGTATTAGGAGGTATTAAAACCATAGAACACGGCAGTTATATGAGCGAAGCTACTATGGATTTAATGAAACAATACGGCACCTATATGGTGCCAACCATTACGGCTGGCAAACAAGTAGCTGAAAAGGCTGAAGTACCAGGGTATTTTCCTGATGTGGTAGCTGTCAAAGCACGAGAAATTGGCCCCTTAATTCAAGGTACATTTGGGAAGGCCTACAAGAAAGGGGTGAAGATTGCTTTTGGAACGGATGCTGGCGTATTTCCACATGGTTTAAATGCAAAAGAATTTGGGTATATGGTTGAAGCAGGAATGCCCGCTATCGAAGCCATACAGTCGGCAACGATAACAAATGCTAAACTGTTAGGAATGGCCGAAGAACTAGGACAAGTGAAAGAAGGTTTTTTAGCAGATATAGTGGCGGTAAATGGAGATCCATTGAAAGAAATCTCGGTGTTGGAAAAGGTTGTTTTCGTTATGAAAAACGGAGTGGTTTATAAAAAGGAATAA